The sequence GGACTGGGGAAGCCAGCAGCACTCTTAGCCTAGCCTAGGCAGAGCTCTCATGGTTGGAAGGCTGTCCTGAAAACCTAGGACTTTCTGAGGGACCACAGTTCAAGACAGAGTGGGGAAATAGCTCTTTCTTCTGTGCCTCTGGCCTAGGGtctgtccactgtccacaccTACCTTAATTAAGCCCAGTGACCCATCAGGAACTCTCAACTTGTTGCCCTGTGGGGTAGCCAGGTCCCCTCTTCCCAGGGACAGTCCTCTCTCTATTTGATTTGGATTTGATGAGCTGCTGAGCTGGGAGACTGCCTGCAGGTAGTGGATAAAAACCTGGGCTCCTGCTGGGGAAATTCTTGTTTCTGGGAGTCCACACCCCTAGGTTTGAGGATTTTCTAGTTGCATTCAAAAGAGCTGTCAGGGTTTGAGCTTTGTGAGTCTCACCAGCATGTGAGCAGATCATGACATATGGTTAAGCCTTGTCCCCATGGCCTTTATGGGCCACTCCCATCAGGTGTCAAACAGATCAGCCTCTTGTGTCTCCTTTGTGTTGGTCAAATCAACTATAGCCTCAGGCCCAGAAGCCACCTTCTGGAACCTTTGTATGTAATATAAAGCCCCGCACCTGCACTTTTGAACACAgagagtgtctctctctgtcactcttctctgtctctctgtctgtctgtctgtctgtctgtctgtctgtctgtctctgtctctctctctctctctctctctctctctctctctctctctctctctctctctcatcttcataTCACTTGGCCCAGTATACACAGACCCTTTCTACTGAAAGTGATGGACTGTGTGACCTACACTGGCTGTAAGACTTAAAGGCTCTGAGGAGGTTTGGCTGGGTTAGGAGAGCTGGTATGGAGGGCTTTGTCATTGAGGCATTATgcaacccaggagctctggcttAGCCTTGTTCTCAGATGTACAATCTCTACTGTGTGACCTCATGAAAATGGCATACCCTCAGTTCCCATTACTGTCAAATGGAGACAACCCAGTAGATGCTAGTGTCCTCAGTAACCATGGCCCAGTTTCTgaggaacgtgtgtgtgtgtgtgtgtgtgtgtgtgtgtgagagagagagagagagagagagagagagagagagagagagacagagacagagagagagagagagatggggggatggTTAAGTTCTGTGCTTCCCTTTACTTGGCCACCTCCAGACAGGAGGAGGAAACGTGGAACTTGCACACGGGAAGCAGGCATCCCATCCCACTCCTGCACTGAGGTGTGCTTGTGCTCTGCTCTCACAGGGAACTCAGGCTTCAGAACTATGTCCCAGAGGGTGAAGACCTGAAGAGGTGTCGGGTCCCCCAGGCCAAACCAGTTGCAGGTACATGGACCTCTTTTCCCCCATGCTCCTTCCAGTCACCCTCAGAGAAGAGGTACCAAGTCAGAGAGAGCCGTCTGGGGCATTCACACACCTTCTCAGGGAGCATACATAAAAGgggcaggagggcagggaggaggcccCTTGTACCTCCAACCTGGAGTGGGCCACAGGTCCTCAGGGCATGAGGAGTAGAAGTGACCTGAGATCCTTGGGCAGCAAGGCAAGATGGTGAGTCCTGTATTgctggggagaggggcagaatgAAAGACCCCAGAGAGAAGCTAACCATAGAGCCTCAGGGGACAACCAGCAGCAACACAAAGGCCAGAGAGAGCCTTGTCCAGATTCCCCACTTTTTTGACTGAGGGTGACAGATGTAGGGTGAAGAGGGAACCTCCTAGTCACAGGAGCAGATTTATCCTTGGTCCTGAAGGATCTGGCTtcgtttggttttgagacagggtctcactgtggagcttactttctggaccaggctggccttaagctcacagacatctacctgcctctgcctcccaagtgccaccatgcTTATCCAAGAATCTTAGTTTTTAATTCTTGATACCAACTTTCCATTGTGCAagtaatgaatgagtaaataccTCATCAAAAATTCAGAAGTTGCCCTATTGTTCGTTGctactcctctccctgccccatgGAGTAGTGGAGGGTGGTATGGGCACCCCACAGGGTGGGAGGGTGATGAGAAACTGGCCCTAGGCCTCTACCAGGAGGCTACCAGAACTTAAGTTTGGCAGAAGGAAGGAATGTCAGAGAAACACATCCCTGGTGACAGGTCTGAAGGCTGTCCACGTTGTTCCGTTTCAGGCATGGGTCCCCAGAAGGGGACACTCAGAGAGAGACCTAGGGACTTACTGGAGGTAGGAGGTGCCTGTCATGAGTCTGAGGTGGGATGAAAGGGAAGATAAGGCACCCAGACTCCAGCCATGCCAGACCTAGAGGCCATCCCTAGGATTTCCCTTTTAGTGCCATAGCTCCCATGGACACAGGCTCCTCCCATTTTGTATCTGGAAGCCTGAGGCCCGGGCCTTGTCCACTCCAGCTATAGCCTGCTCTATCCCTTTCTGGGCAATGGGGTCTGCCTTCAACCTAGGAGATCAGATGTCTTCCAGGGTTGCTGCTGAGTggtgtccctcctcttccctggggccctTTTGGCTGTTAAGTCTGGAGGAACAGCTCCCACCCACCAGGCCTGTGTTGTTCTTTCCCCCTCtagtggaggagaaggtgaaggagcagctggaggctgccaagccagagcctgtcattgaggaagtggTGAGTACCTGGGAGGCCCCTCCCTGCTTGTGCTGCTTCCTTCTCTAGCTGTCTCTGTTCCCACCACACTAACTTCCTTGCCTGCCTGCACTTTTCTGCCTCTATGCCCAGTCTCTGCACTCCCTCTCAGGCTGGGCCTTGGCCCTGAtgcattgtctcctctctccctaggaCCTGGCCAACCTGGCACCTCGGAAACCTGACTGGTGAGTGTTGTCCATAAAGGCTGGCACAAGCTCTTTGGGGAGGTGATGGTGTTTGGTGCATGTCAGAGGCCTCGGCTGGGAGGACAGCCAAGGGACAGATAGGGAATAGGGACGAGCACTGCAGGCATAGCTCTGCCCAAGAGAGTCAGGGATGAGGGCTAAGTAAGTAAGGCATGAGACATGGGCGAGGGGCCCAAGGGATGAAAGAGCAGGCATCCTTTCGAGCCTCTTCTGTAGGGGGGAAAACTCACCTACTCTGGGGGCTCCGACTTAGCAGTGCACCCCTGTGTGCTCAGGATACCACAGTGAAGAGACGGATGGGCAAGCAGATAGGGCTTAGGCCTCTGTTGTAACTGTGAAGTAGGGAACCCAATCCCTTCAAGCCTGGAAGCCCCTCTGAGTGAGCTGAGAATATGGGTGAGGGAAGGTGCTGTAGGCACGTCTCTTGGTGCCTGTAGATCTGTGGGGTGGGTGACAGCACCTACCACAGTGCTTTAATTTGATGAAACAGCCATGAGGTGTATGCTGAAGGAACTGCAGAACTAGAGAACTCAGGCTGATTTTAGGAGTTCTGGAAGCcccaggagtgggggtgggaggccgTGGCCAGAGGGGGAATAGGGCTGACAGTTGGCCACCACAAGTTCCTCTCTGATGCTGACTCAGGGGACATAGAAGGGGGATCCCAAGGAGCCAGCCACCATTCTGTTTCAGTCTTCTACCTTGACTGAGTGTGTGGTAGGCGTCCCCTTCTCTCAGTTACCTCGGTGGAGTTAGGAAGGCTGATGGATGATAGGGtccagaaaagcagagaaggTAGCATCATGTTCTCCCCAGAGCAGCATCTCAGGCAGGATAAATATCAAAGCCCTGCAGGAAGATCCCAGGGCCACACCATGCTAACCCTTAGCTTCTG is a genomic window of Arvicanthis niloticus isolate mArvNil1 unplaced genomic scaffold, mArvNil1.pat.X pat_scaffold_73_arrow_ctg1, whole genome shotgun sequence containing:
- the LOC117702361 gene encoding coiled-coil domain-containing protein 12-like, with product MGSAFNLGDQMSSRVAAEWCPSSSLGPFWLLSLEEQLPPTRPVLFFPPLVEEKVKEQLEAAKPEPVIEEVDLANLAPRKPDWDLKRDVAKKLEKLEKQTQSAIAEMICERLKGQEDGLASAVAANIEPEACDSD